The nucleotide sequence TGTCAACAATGTGTACGTTTCCATGACGCTCACTTCGCCTTCCTGCCCTTCGGCTGGTACCTTGCCCAGCGAGGTAGAGCAGCGGATTCGAGAGGTACCCGGAGTGAATGATGTGAGTCTGGAACTTACTTTCGACCCACCCTACTCTACCGAAATGATGACCGAGGAGGCCAAGCTTGAGCTGGGCTTCATGTAGGTAAGAGCGCTATCGGCTGATGGCAATCCACTTTTGATTTTTTTACATTTTCAACAATCCATTTTCAATCAAAAAATTATGTATCCTCCACAATTAGTTGCCCCCATGAAAGCCGAACTGACCAACGTAGGCTTTCAGGAACTTACCACCGCCGAAGCAGTGGATAATTTCATGACCAATGCCCAGGGTACCACCCTGGTGGTTATCAACTCGGTGTGCGGCTGCGCGGCTGGCGCGGCTCGTCCCGGGGTACGTGCCTCGCTTTCGCGGAGCGAAATAAAACCCGACAATCTGGTGACGGTTTTCGCAGGTGTCGACACCGACGCGGTGAACAAAATGCGTGAGTACACCCTACCCTATCCACCATCATCGCCCGCGATTGCCATCTTCAAAGACGATGAACTGATCCACTTCATCGAGCGACACCATATCGAGGGTCGCTCCGCGGAAATGATTGCCCAGCATTTGCAAATGGCCTACGAGGAATTTTGTGGCGAAAAAGCAGAATAGAAGCCTGGATGCTTCTGATCATTACAATGCAAAGGCGGCCAAATGGCCGCCTTTCCTTTTTTGAATAAAAACCAAAAACCCCTATCTTACGTTAAAGGAAATAACTCTACCTCCATTATTCTTATTCTATTGATCATTCATCGTACCGGCGACCCGGTCACTCATTCATAATCAATATGCTCGGACATCATTTTTCAAAATTCATTCCCGAGGAGCAGGGGCCCAACAGCAAGTTTGACCAACTCCTCAATATTTTCCAGCAATTACTGCTAATGACATCCGGCAATGTCACGGAAGCCATGTCGTGGCTGAGTGAGCTGGATCGCCGCTATGGCCTTACCAATGACCAGTACGGGATTGGTGATTTCTACGATGATCTGAAGCGCAAGGGCTACATCACCGAAAAAGATGGTGAAGGGCAGGTTGTGATGACGCCCAAGAGCGAGCAAAGTATTCGTAAGAGTGCCCTGGACGAAATATTCGGTAAACTAAAACGCTCCAAGTCGGGGGGTAATCACCACACGCCTTTCACGGGGACGGGTGACGAACTGAGCAGCGACGTGCGCCCCTATCAGTTTGGCGACACGCTGGAACAGATTTCTATGACTGAATCCATCAAAAATGCACAAGTCAATCACGGTATTGGCGATTTTACGCTGATGGAGCAGGATCTGGAAGTGGTGGAAAAAGAACAGAAAACGACAACTTCCACCGTGATGATGATCGACATCAGCCATTCTATGATTCTGTACGGCGAGGATCGGATTACGCCTGCCAAAAAGGTAGCCCTGGCTATGGCCGAGCTAATCAAAACCAAGTACCCCAAGGATTCGCTGGACATTATCGTATTTGGCAACGACGCCTGGCAGATTCAGGTCAAAGACTTACCTTATCTTGAGGTAGGTCCCTACCACACCAACACCGTAGCCGGGCTGGAACTGGCGATGGATTTGCTGCGTCGGAAGAAAACCCGCAACAAGCAGATTTTCATGATCACCGACGGCAAGCCTACCTGTTTGAAAGAAGGGATAAAATACTATAAGAATAGCTTTGGCCTGGATCGGAAAATCGTCAGCAAAACACTTACCCTTGCTGCCCAGTGCCGTCGGCTGGATATCCCGGTCACGACCTTCATGATTGCCTCGGATCCCTACCTCAAGCAATTCGTGCAGAACTTCACAGAAGTCAATAATGGTCGGGCCTATTACAGTAACTTGCAGGGGCTGGGCGGATTCGTGCTGGAAGATTTTCAGCGGAACCGACGTAAGAACATCAAGTAGGTACCTGTTACCTTATGCAAAAAGGGGCTTCCACTTAAAATAGTGGAAGCCCCTTTTTGTTCTTTGAAATCTATCTTCTATGACAGAGCCGGGATGCGAAGTACCTGTCCTGGATATATTTTGTCAGGATCGGAAAGCATGGGCTTGTTGGCCTCAAAAATCTGTGGGTACTTCATCATATCGCCATAGTATTGCTTGGCAATCTTCGAAAGCGTATCGCCTTTCTCTACGGTGTGGTACTGTGCTTCGGGAGCGGGATCGGCCACAGTCATGCGGTTATCCACAACAGCTACACCCTCTACGTTACCTACCGCCAAGGCAATTTTTTCGGCGTCAGCCTGTTTTTCTACCTCGCCCTCCAGAATCACCGTGTCGCCGGAAGTTTTTACCTGAATAGTTTTATACGCCAGACCCAGGGCTTTCACGTGGGCCAGCAAACTACTTGCCCGCAGTGGTTCCGCCTCGGGGGTAGGAGCGGCGGCTTCCTCTTTTTTAAAGACTTTTTCGCCAACTCCTTTCAAAAATGACATCAATCCCATGATT is from Salmonirosea aquatica and encodes:
- a CDS encoding DUF59 domain-containing protein; translation: MENTTLTEAELKEEIVKAIKRVYDPEIPVDVYELGLIYDLKIFPVNNVYVSMTLTSPSCPSAGTLPSEVEQRIREVPGVNDVSLELTFDPPYSTEMMTEEAKLELGFM
- a CDS encoding BrxA/BrxB family bacilliredoxin — translated: MYPPQLVAPMKAELTNVGFQELTTAEAVDNFMTNAQGTTLVVINSVCGCAAGAARPGVRASLSRSEIKPDNLVTVFAGVDTDAVNKMREYTLPYPPSSPAIAIFKDDELIHFIERHHIEGRSAEMIAQHLQMAYEEFCGEKAE
- a CDS encoding vWA domain-containing protein, translated to MLGHHFSKFIPEEQGPNSKFDQLLNIFQQLLLMTSGNVTEAMSWLSELDRRYGLTNDQYGIGDFYDDLKRKGYITEKDGEGQVVMTPKSEQSIRKSALDEIFGKLKRSKSGGNHHTPFTGTGDELSSDVRPYQFGDTLEQISMTESIKNAQVNHGIGDFTLMEQDLEVVEKEQKTTTSTVMMIDISHSMILYGEDRITPAKKVALAMAELIKTKYPKDSLDIIVFGNDAWQIQVKDLPYLEVGPYHTNTVAGLELAMDLLRRKKTRNKQIFMITDGKPTCLKEGIKYYKNSFGLDRKIVSKTLTLAAQCRRLDIPVTTFMIASDPYLKQFVQNFTEVNNGRAYYSNLQGLGGFVLEDFQRNRRKNIK
- the lysM gene encoding peptidoglycan-binding protein LysM; translation: MGLMSFLKGVGEKVFKKEEAAAPTPEAEPLRASSLLAHVKALGLAYKTIQVKTSGDTVILEGEVEKQADAEKIALAVGNVEGVAVVDNRMTVADPAPEAQYHTVEKGDTLSKIAKQYYGDMMKYPQIFEANKPMLSDPDKIYPGQVLRIPALS